From one Halothece sp. PCC 7418 genomic stretch:
- a CDS encoding anti-sigma regulatory factor produces MSFASTLYLCPILDLLVAKVPPDWQAEVRLGLQEALVNAAKHGNQLDPGKTVIVQYAIMATSCTWLITDNGTGFVPSCGCQQDPYSFLPDDHSESGRGLCLLYHIFDEVEWNEAGTELKLTKHRR; encoded by the coding sequence GTGAGTTTTGCCTCAACTCTCTATCTTTGTCCCATTTTAGATCTCTTAGTTGCAAAAGTCCCGCCAGATTGGCAAGCGGAAGTTCGGTTGGGATTACAAGAGGCGTTAGTGAATGCAGCCAAACATGGGAATCAACTGGATCCAGGAAAAACCGTCATCGTCCAATATGCCATTATGGCGACCTCTTGCACCTGGTTGATTACTGATAATGGGACAGGCTTTGTTCCAAGTTGTGGCTGTCAACAAGATCCCTATAGTTTCCTGCCCGATGATCACTCAGAAAGTGGTCGCGGGCTTTGTCTTTTATATCATATTTTCGACGAAGTGGAATGGAATGAAGCAGGAACAGAATTAAAATTAACGAAACATCGCCGTTGA
- a CDS encoding DUF3598 family protein — MMTQQWNNLLTHLGVWEGSFTRLSPQGEVIEDTPSLVSLEGLNQQQTVRQTIEKFSALGGEATSQQSMEYQSLNRNTLIFENGAFSVGSSQFSPFSQFGAELGFIERDRRLRLVPLYDQQSQLSSITLIREHRQGVTVEPSPPLKVEQLLGEWQGEAITLYPDLRPRESYRTRLNITQQGNQLQQTLKMDQWELTSSATITDRALRFTQGAQTVQVLLLPGGASCTTPLKIENRQPFFLEAGWLVDATHRQRLMRRYDERGTWISLTLIVETKVS, encoded by the coding sequence ATGATGACTCAACAATGGAATAATTTACTGACTCATCTTGGCGTTTGGGAAGGCTCTTTTACTCGTCTGTCTCCTCAAGGTGAAGTTATTGAAGATACACCGAGTCTGGTGTCGCTAGAAGGATTAAACCAACAGCAAACGGTACGCCAAACGATTGAGAAATTTTCTGCACTGGGAGGAGAAGCTACCTCTCAACAGAGTATGGAGTATCAAAGCCTAAATCGAAATACGCTAATTTTTGAAAATGGGGCGTTTTCGGTGGGATCGAGCCAGTTTTCCCCGTTTAGCCAGTTTGGGGCGGAATTAGGCTTTATTGAGCGCGATCGTCGTTTGCGGTTAGTTCCTCTTTATGACCAACAAAGTCAACTTAGCAGTATCACCCTGATCCGAGAACATCGCCAAGGGGTAACCGTTGAACCTTCTCCGCCTTTAAAAGTAGAACAACTGTTAGGAGAATGGCAAGGAGAAGCGATTACTTTATATCCTGATCTAAGACCGAGAGAAAGTTATAGGACGCGATTAAACATTACTCAACAGGGAAATCAGTTACAGCAAACGTTGAAAATGGATCAGTGGGAGTTGACTTCTTCTGCAACCATTACCGATCGCGCTTTACGATTTACCCAAGGGGCGCAGACGGTACAAGTTTTATTGTTACCAGGTGGCGCATCTTGTACCACGCCCCTGAAAATTGAAAACCGTCAACCGTTTTTCTTAGAAGCAGGATGGTTAGTGGATGCAACTCATCGTCAACGCCTCATGCGTCGCTATGATGAACGGGGAACTTGGATTAGTTTAACCTTAATTGTCGAAACGAAGGTCAGTTAG
- the deoC gene encoding deoxyribose-phosphate aldolase — translation MDQEIDIARTIDHALLNPAATTEEIQRCCNEAWQHNFPTVCVYPSAVREATEYLYGKAPAVCTVIGFPTGATTSATKIYEAAEAVENGASELDVVINLGWLKSGFPERVNREIAEICEETGVIVKAIIETGLLTQEEKCLAIEVCLDAGVDFIKTNTGWFGGATVADVELIREMSRGQVGIKASGGIRTMESAIALIEAGAHRLGTSRGIQLIQQQEKISYPEDADA, via the coding sequence ATGGATCAAGAGATTGATATTGCCCGCACCATTGATCACGCGCTTTTAAATCCCGCAGCGACAACAGAAGAAATCCAACGCTGTTGTAATGAAGCCTGGCAACATAATTTTCCCACCGTTTGCGTTTATCCCAGCGCCGTGCGGGAAGCAACAGAATATTTATATGGAAAAGCCCCTGCTGTCTGTACTGTGATTGGATTTCCCACTGGTGCAACCACCAGCGCAACCAAGATTTATGAAGCAGCAGAAGCGGTGGAAAATGGCGCGTCAGAGTTGGATGTGGTGATTAACTTGGGCTGGCTTAAAAGTGGATTTCCTGAGCGTGTCAACCGTGAAATTGCTGAAATTTGTGAAGAAACTGGGGTGATTGTCAAAGCCATTATTGAAACAGGGCTGTTAACCCAAGAAGAAAAATGTCTAGCCATTGAAGTGTGTTTAGATGCTGGCGTTGACTTTATTAAAACCAATACAGGCTGGTTTGGGGGGGCGACCGTGGCGGATGTGGAGTTGATTCGAGAAATGAGTCGCGGACAAGTGGGGATTAAAGCCTCTGGAGGGATTCGGACGATGGAAAGCGCGATCGCGCTCATTGAGGCGGGGGCGCATCGGTTAGGAACATCTCGCGGAATCCAACTGATTCAGCAACAGGAAAAAATCAGTTATCCAGAGGATGCAGATGCCTAG
- a CDS encoding CBS domain-containing protein: MMKAKEIMTQEVVKIKGSATIAAAVELMKEKNISCLIVDRRRDSDAYGIITETDIVKQVAAFGKDPQQVRVYEVMTKPCVVVNPDLGVEYVARLLSQVNIHHAPVIQGELLGLISTADILRKSDFVEKPKEKLLEEEIKNAITKARQACEIHGRNSSECAVAWDVVEELQAEAAHQKAEKMEEIRG; encoded by the coding sequence ATGATGAAAGCAAAAGAGATCATGACCCAAGAAGTGGTCAAGATTAAAGGATCAGCAACAATCGCTGCTGCTGTAGAATTAATGAAAGAAAAGAATATTAGTTGCTTGATTGTTGATCGCCGTCGTGATAGTGATGCCTATGGAATCATTACCGAAACCGATATTGTAAAGCAAGTTGCAGCTTTCGGGAAAGATCCCCAGCAAGTGAGAGTGTATGAGGTAATGACGAAACCTTGTGTCGTTGTCAACCCCGATCTGGGCGTGGAATATGTGGCGCGGTTATTGAGTCAAGTGAATATTCACCATGCCCCTGTGATTCAAGGGGAATTATTAGGCTTAATTTCTACAGCAGATATTCTCAGAAAAAGTGATTTTGTGGAAAAACCGAAAGAGAAACTATTAGAAGAAGAAATTAAAAACGCCATCACCAAAGCCCGTCAAGCCTGCGAAATTCACGGGAGAAACTCTTCAGAATGTGCCGTAGCGTGGGATGTGGTAGAAGAATTACAAGCCGAAGCAGCCCATCAAAAAGCAGAAAAAATGGAGGAGATCCGAGGCTAA
- a CDS encoding glycosyltransferase family 4 protein, producing MHIAWLGKKSPFCGNVTYSRNITHALLERGYEVSFLHFAQEEHPSDNWPNCQEVLLPFIYKSQVYTIPTLGSTNMLRRSLQELKPDLVHASLTLSPLDFRLPEICKDLNIPLVATFHPPFDSKLRNLKSSTQFLTYQLYAPFLAHYDGVIIFSRIQRDLLMRLGVPEEKLAVIPNGVDETRYSPGQSDLKAHFGAERLFVYQGRVSAEKNVESLLRAWKYCRFDNDSKLVIVGDGPLVSSLKPFYNKRHGVIWLGFVADEQQRIDILRAADVFILPSLVEGLSLSLLEGMACGIACVATDAGADGEVLEEGAGVVLSTNRVTTQLKTLLPVLNDHPELTKVLGEKARSRVLDRYTLNCNLTQLENLYQKAVQAKSMPIR from the coding sequence ATGCACATCGCCTGGTTGGGAAAAAAATCACCTTTTTGTGGGAATGTCACCTACAGTCGTAACATCACTCATGCCTTGCTAGAACGCGGGTATGAGGTCAGTTTTCTTCATTTTGCCCAAGAGGAACACCCCTCAGATAACTGGCCCAACTGTCAGGAGGTGCTTTTACCGTTTATTTATAAATCTCAAGTCTATACCATTCCCACCTTAGGCTCAACCAATATGTTGCGGCGATCGCTGCAAGAACTGAAACCCGATCTAGTTCATGCGTCTCTGACGCTTTCTCCTCTGGATTTCCGTCTTCCTGAAATCTGCAAAGACCTCAATATTCCCCTTGTCGCCACGTTTCACCCGCCGTTTGATAGCAAACTCCGCAATCTCAAATCCAGCACCCAATTCCTCACCTATCAACTCTACGCGCCCTTTCTCGCCCATTATGACGGCGTGATTATCTTTTCTCGCATTCAACGGGATTTATTAATGCGTTTGGGGGTTCCCGAAGAAAAATTAGCGGTCATTCCCAATGGCGTGGATGAAACGCGATATTCTCCAGGACAATCCGATTTAAAGGCTCATTTTGGGGCGGAACGCTTATTTGTCTATCAAGGGCGTGTCTCGGCGGAAAAAAATGTTGAATCGTTGCTGCGGGCTTGGAAATATTGTCGCTTTGATAATGACTCCAAGTTAGTTATTGTGGGAGATGGCCCCCTCGTGAGTTCTCTGAAGCCTTTTTACAACAAGCGTCATGGTGTGATTTGGCTGGGGTTTGTCGCTGATGAACAGCAACGGATTGATATTCTCAGGGCTGCGGATGTGTTTATTCTGCCTTCTCTTGTCGAGGGGTTATCCTTATCCTTACTGGAAGGAATGGCGTGCGGAATCGCTTGTGTGGCGACGGATGCTGGTGCGGATGGAGAAGTGTTAGAAGAAGGGGCGGGGGTTGTTTTAAGTACCAATCGGGTAACAACGCAACTGAAAACCTTACTTCCTGTATTGAATGATCATCCTGAGTTAACGAAAGTCTTAGGAGAAAAAGCGCGATCGCGCGTCTTAGATCGTTATACCCTCAACTGCAATCTGACACAGCTAGAAAACCTCTATCAAAAAGCCGTCCAAGCAAAATCAATGCCGATTCGGTAA
- a CDS encoding DUF1232 domain-containing protein has translation MSKLSLRVAREESDLWSGMGRLIALIPLILSAINLMIAITLPIFHYDRLLENAIRKLEGRGFIRKLFDHLSGFFWQQVTPDQLAQDEIWWNQTWAIFYFIISLLLFFIIFRWQEAKYFISGVITISFGVIYSLLPIDIFPDFIPAAGSFDDAIALLISTLLGLTILGEGNKRRRLLKKVRSHAEKNPLKALELLCEEHGLEMEITSDPKNK, from the coding sequence ATGAGCAAACTGTCTTTGCGTGTGGCGAGAGAAGAATCTGATCTTTGGAGTGGGATGGGGCGTTTGATTGCTTTAATTCCTCTGATTCTCTCAGCCATCAATTTAATGATTGCGATTACACTACCCATTTTCCACTATGATCGTTTGTTAGAAAACGCAATCCGAAAATTAGAAGGACGAGGATTTATACGAAAATTGTTCGATCACTTATCAGGTTTCTTTTGGCAACAAGTCACTCCCGATCAACTGGCTCAAGATGAAATTTGGTGGAATCAAACTTGGGCTATTTTTTATTTTATCATCTCCCTGCTATTGTTTTTTATCATTTTTCGATGGCAGGAAGCCAAATATTTTATCTCAGGAGTAATTACAATTAGTTTTGGTGTCATTTATAGTCTGCTTCCGATTGATATCTTTCCTGATTTTATCCCAGCTGCAGGATCATTTGATGACGCGATCGCGCTGTTAATCAGTACTCTCCTCGGTCTCACCATTTTAGGAGAAGGAAATAAAAGGAGACGACTCCTCAAAAAAGTTCGCTCTCACGCTGAAAAAAATCCCCTCAAAGCTCTAGAACTTTTGTGTGAAGAACATGGCTTAGAAATGGAGATTACCTCTGATCCCAAAAATAAATAA
- the ruvA gene encoding Holliday junction branch migration protein RuvA — MISYLRGNVINLVKITGNRVHLILEVNQVGYEIQIPSRLARELDQKNSESVQIFTHQQIRDDAIVLYGFDSAAERDLFRKLTAVSGIGTQVAIALIDTLGLRDLVEAIVAENTQLLAKTPGVGKKTAERIALELKSKLAQWRTEAGLVVTGEESVAPKPAIREDIEMTLLALGYSKEEIEQALSVISQDSLLAKNPNPEEWIRSAIAWLSR; from the coding sequence ATGATTAGTTATTTACGAGGAAATGTTATCAACCTTGTCAAAATTACAGGAAACCGAGTCCACTTAATTTTAGAAGTGAATCAGGTGGGATATGAAATTCAAATTCCATCACGGTTAGCGCGAGAGTTAGATCAAAAAAATTCCGAATCAGTGCAAATTTTTACCCATCAGCAAATTCGAGATGATGCGATTGTGTTATATGGATTTGATAGTGCAGCCGAACGAGATTTATTTCGGAAACTTACTGCTGTTAGCGGGATTGGAACGCAAGTCGCGATCGCGCTCATTGATACTCTCGGCTTAAGAGATTTAGTAGAAGCCATTGTCGCCGAAAATACCCAACTCTTAGCCAAAACCCCCGGTGTGGGTAAAAAAACTGCCGAACGCATTGCCCTAGAATTAAAAAGTAAGTTAGCACAATGGCGCACAGAAGCAGGTTTAGTCGTCACTGGAGAGGAAAGCGTTGCACCCAAACCCGCCATCCGCGAAGATATTGAAATGACCTTACTCGCCTTAGGTTACTCGAAAGAAGAAATCGAACAAGCCCTCTCTGTCATCAGTCAAGATTCCTTACTCGCCAAAAATCCCAACCCTGAAGAGTGGATTCGCAGCGCGATCGCGTGGTTAAGTCGGTGA
- the panD gene encoding aspartate 1-decarboxylase gives MQRTFLLGKIHNCRVTDSNLNYMGSIGIDQVLLDASGIAPHEQVQVLNITTGARLMTYAIALEANSGKIELNGAAARSGAINDRLIILTYGLLTPEEMQTHHPQIVFVDENNLLLDPILAQSGTWV, from the coding sequence ATGCAACGGACGTTTCTTTTGGGAAAAATTCATAACTGTCGGGTGACAGACAGTAACTTAAACTATATGGGTAGTATTGGGATTGATCAAGTGCTGTTGGATGCTTCGGGAATTGCACCTCATGAACAAGTCCAAGTCTTGAATATTACCACCGGGGCGCGATTAATGACTTACGCGATCGCGCTGGAAGCCAACTCAGGTAAAATTGAACTCAACGGTGCAGCAGCCCGATCTGGCGCAATTAATGACCGCTTGATCATCCTCACTTACGGTTTACTGACCCCAGAAGAAATGCAAACCCATCACCCGCAAATTGTTTTTGTCGATGAAAATAACCTCCTCCTCGATCCAATTCTGGCACAATCTGGGACTTGGGTTTAA
- a CDS encoding element excision factor XisH family protein: protein MGLENEGWIITDDPYLISLDSINFQVDLAAERMIAAEKDHQKIAVEIQSFVNASAVTDFYGALGQFLSYRLVLERTEPERSLHLAVPLDTYEIFFQSTFAQLAIREYQLKLIVYDSFKGGLTQWIN from the coding sequence ATCGGCTTAGAAAATGAGGGTTGGATCATTACAGATGATCCCTATCTGATCAGTCTGGATAGCATTAACTTTCAGGTTGATTTAGCAGCAGAACGAATGATTGCAGCCGAAAAAGACCATCAAAAAATTGCTGTGGAAATTCAAAGTTTTGTGAATGCTTCTGCTGTTACTGATTTTTATGGGGCTTTAGGGCAATTTCTCAGTTATCGTTTGGTGTTGGAACGAACTGAACCTGAAAGAAGTTTGCATTTAGCAGTTCCTTTAGATACTTATGAGATTTTTTTTCAGTCCACTTTTGCTCAGTTAGCAATAAGAGAATATCAACTGAAATTAATTGTTTATGATTCCTTTAAGGGGGGATTGACGCAATGGATCAATTAA
- a CDS encoding prefoldin beta- domain-containing protein yields MTDRNFSKLTALILSFFLLSGFTLVGPDYKELYQKLEQKAQYLQEQLEDYKNQSETLRQKLDNLREENNKLGNNISSIRTENEILKEGLDPLQKALIEKEKRLNQRQEELNQERETLNQARASFNEEIRKMGQLEGELTELRQDKENLNQSLNELKAEQQKAENGKNWWKNFAFIEPVFFILIWGIVYLIRRQTQPQSYPQQQTIDLGENYANNKQLSEETQENKSLPKSEEN; encoded by the coding sequence ATGACTGATCGCAACTTCTCAAAACTAACAGCACTCATCCTTAGTTTTTTTCTCCTGTCGGGATTTACCTTAGTAGGACCAGATTATAAAGAACTTTATCAGAAACTAGAGCAAAAAGCCCAATATCTCCAAGAACAATTAGAGGATTATAAAAACCAATCTGAAACCTTACGACAAAAACTAGATAACCTCAGAGAGGAAAACAATAAACTCGGCAACAATATTTCATCAATCAGAACCGAAAATGAAATTTTGAAAGAAGGACTTGATCCTTTACAAAAAGCACTTATCGAAAAAGAAAAAAGACTCAATCAGCGTCAAGAGGAACTGAACCAAGAGCGAGAAACATTGAATCAGGCTCGGGCTAGTTTTAATGAAGAAATTAGAAAAATGGGACAATTAGAAGGAGAACTTACAGAACTGCGTCAAGACAAAGAAAACTTAAACCAGAGCTTAAATGAATTAAAAGCAGAACAACAAAAAGCAGAAAATGGAAAGAATTGGTGGAAAAATTTTGCTTTTATTGAGCCCGTATTTTTTATTCTAATCTGGGGAATTGTTTACTTAATCAGGAGACAAACTCAGCCCCAATCTTATCCACAACAGCAAACCATTGATCTGGGCGAAAATTATGCTAATAATAAGCAGTTAAGTGAAGAGACCCAAGAAAATAAAAGTCTCCCAAAAAGTGAAGAGAATTAA
- the rlmD gene encoding 23S rRNA (uracil(1939)-C(5))-methyltransferase RlmD: protein MSVTQNTPQKWQQGSLIEVEITDLSDRADGVGRWEGRVVFVPDTVTGDRALVRLVRVKPQYAYGQVQELLTPSEHRIRPQCIVADKCGGCQWQHIDLAYQQKAKEQVILDALQRIGGFADPPLAPILSSPSGLNYRNKVTYPLQRSAEGNVQAGYYRKGSHKLVNLNQCPVQDSRLDPFLAQIKQDIEAQGWGIYNESRGTGKLRHLALRIGRKTGQVLLTLISTDDNLEGLEAQAQTWLNTFPQLVGVCLNENPQRNNIIFGKETRCIAGKAEIEEEFAGLTFFLSPNTFFQVNTETAEALCELILDQLALTGTETVVDAYCGIGTFTLPFARHAKTVIGIESQESAIAQAERNAQHNQIENVTFQVGKVESLLPQLEMTPDLVFLDPPRKGCDRAVLETLTQTKPQQIVYLSCRPATLARDLKQLASAGYKITLVQPADFFPQTAHVECAVFLEQGNPDL, encoded by the coding sequence ATGTCAGTAACTCAAAATACACCCCAAAAATGGCAACAAGGTAGTTTAATTGAAGTTGAAATTACCGATCTCAGCGATCGCGCGGATGGAGTCGGACGCTGGGAAGGGCGTGTGGTCTTTGTTCCCGATACGGTAACTGGCGATCGCGCTTTAGTCCGTCTCGTCAGAGTTAAACCCCAATACGCCTACGGTCAAGTCCAAGAATTACTCACTCCCTCTGAGCACCGCATTCGCCCCCAGTGTATCGTTGCGGATAAATGTGGGGGCTGTCAGTGGCAACATATTGATTTAGCTTATCAGCAAAAAGCAAAAGAACAAGTGATTCTCGATGCCCTACAACGGATTGGAGGCTTTGCAGATCCCCCCCTTGCTCCCATTTTAAGCAGTCCCAGTGGTCTCAACTATCGCAATAAGGTAACTTATCCCTTACAACGGTCAGCAGAAGGAAACGTGCAAGCGGGATATTATCGGAAAGGGTCTCATAAGTTGGTCAATCTGAATCAATGTCCCGTTCAAGATTCGCGCTTAGACCCCTTTTTAGCCCAGATTAAGCAGGATATCGAAGCCCAAGGCTGGGGAATCTATAACGAAAGCCGAGGGACGGGAAAATTGCGTCATTTAGCCCTGAGAATTGGGCGGAAAACAGGACAAGTTTTATTAACTCTGATTAGCACCGATGATAATTTAGAGGGACTGGAAGCGCAAGCACAAACTTGGTTAAACACATTTCCCCAGTTAGTGGGAGTCTGTTTGAATGAAAATCCACAACGCAATAATATTATTTTTGGGAAAGAAACCCGTTGTATTGCAGGAAAAGCGGAAATTGAAGAAGAATTTGCGGGTTTAACCTTCTTTTTAAGTCCCAACACCTTTTTTCAGGTGAACACCGAAACCGCCGAAGCCCTCTGTGAGTTGATTTTAGACCAACTGGCGCTCACGGGAACCGAAACGGTTGTTGATGCGTATTGTGGAATTGGGACATTTACCCTTCCTTTTGCGCGTCACGCTAAAACCGTTATTGGTATTGAATCACAAGAGAGCGCGATCGCGCAGGCTGAACGTAATGCCCAACATAATCAAATTGAAAATGTTACCTTTCAGGTGGGGAAAGTGGAGTCTCTACTTCCGCAATTGGAAATGACCCCCGATTTAGTCTTTCTAGATCCACCCCGCAAAGGCTGCGATCGCGCCGTTTTAGAAACCTTAACTCAAACCAAACCGCAGCAAATTGTTTATCTCAGTTGTCGCCCAGCAACACTCGCCCGTGACCTTAAACAACTAGCTAGCGCAGGCTACAAAATCACCCTTGTCCAACCTGCGGACTTTTTCCCACAAACCGCCCATGTGGAATGTGCCGTTTTTTTAGAACAGGGAAATCCCGACTTATAA
- a CDS encoding XisI protein, which translates to MDQLTKYRKLIKELLSKYASYQKDQEDRELQLIFDEERDHYLWFDVGWNGAKRIYHCVIHFDIKDGKVWLQQNSTDLNPAEDLITLGVEREDIILGFQPPFKRPFTNYGVA; encoded by the coding sequence ATGGATCAATTAACCAAATATCGAAAATTGATTAAAGAGTTACTCTCGAAATATGCTTCTTATCAAAAAGATCAAGAAGACCGGGAATTACAGTTAATTTTTGATGAAGAACGGGATCATTATTTATGGTTTGATGTTGGCTGGAATGGGGCTAAGCGCATTTATCATTGTGTCATTCATTTTGATATTAAAGATGGAAAAGTCTGGTTACAGCAAAATTCAACAGACTTAAATCCTGCGGAGGATTTGATCACATTAGGGGTAGAGAGAGAGGATATTATTCTGGGCTTTCAGCCTCCGTTCAAACGTCCTTTTACAAATTATGGGGTAGCTTAG
- a CDS encoding MFS transporter has product MKLSEEEQTNTTPQTTDNNSSQTPADENTQGFLPVLKNYRFLTLWSGQIFSQLADKVYLVLMISIIASHFQRADQTISGWVSAIMIAFTIPAVLFGSLAGVYVDRWSKKGVLVGTNLVRGLLVWSVPPLLYFAEDLPPWFNLPVGFWCLLVITFFVSTLTQFFAPAEQTAIPLLVKRQNLLPANSLYTTTMMASVIIGFAVGEPLLDLTETFAHGLGLTWDFSKEIVVGAGYAIAGLVLLPLNPKEKIHVKEERPHVFQDIWEGVQYLRQNHRVRNAMVQLIILFCVFAALAVLAVRLAETLPNLESDQFGFILAAAGVGMAVGATFLGNWGQALSRAQLGLWGSFGMAGALAGLAFFTSNMTLAFIMTTLLGFFASLVGIPMQTTIQEETPENKRGKVFGLQNNAVNIALSLPLALASVAETIFGLAAVLLSLAGIAIAGGLLTWYISQEKTGKN; this is encoded by the coding sequence ATGAAACTATCTGAAGAAGAACAAACCAACACGACCCCTCAAACCACTGATAATAATTCCTCCCAAACCCCTGCTGATGAAAACACACAGGGGTTTCTTCCCGTATTGAAAAATTACCGCTTTTTAACCCTTTGGAGTGGACAAATCTTTTCTCAACTAGCGGATAAGGTTTATCTGGTGTTGATGATTAGCATTATCGCCAGTCACTTTCAACGGGCTGACCAAACCATTAGCGGTTGGGTTTCCGCCATTATGATCGCGTTTACCATTCCCGCCGTCCTGTTTGGCTCTCTGGCTGGGGTTTATGTCGATCGCTGGTCGAAAAAAGGCGTTCTCGTCGGAACCAATCTTGTTCGAGGATTATTAGTTTGGTCAGTTCCCCCCTTACTCTATTTTGCTGAAGATTTACCGCCATGGTTTAATTTACCCGTGGGCTTCTGGTGTCTTTTAGTGATTACCTTCTTCGTTTCCACCCTGACCCAGTTTTTCGCGCCCGCAGAACAGACCGCAATCCCCTTATTAGTTAAACGACAAAATCTGCTTCCTGCAAACTCCCTTTACACCACAACCATGATGGCTTCCGTGATTATTGGCTTTGCGGTGGGAGAACCCTTATTAGATTTAACCGAAACCTTTGCTCACGGGCTAGGATTGACTTGGGATTTTAGTAAAGAGATTGTTGTTGGCGCAGGTTACGCGATCGCGGGATTGGTTTTACTTCCCCTAAACCCCAAAGAAAAAATTCACGTTAAGGAAGAACGTCCCCACGTTTTCCAAGATATTTGGGAAGGCGTACAATATTTACGGCAAAATCACCGCGTTCGCAATGCCATGGTACAGTTAATTATTCTTTTCTGTGTCTTTGCTGCCTTAGCCGTGTTAGCGGTTCGTTTAGCCGAAACCCTACCCAACTTAGAATCCGATCAGTTTGGCTTTATTTTAGCTGCTGCGGGCGTTGGCATGGCAGTGGGGGCAACTTTCTTAGGCAATTGGGGACAGGCTCTCTCTCGCGCACAATTGGGCTTATGGGGCTCATTTGGTATGGCGGGTGCATTAGCTGGTTTAGCCTTTTTTACAAGCAATATGACCCTCGCCTTTATTATGACCACCCTTTTAGGCTTTTTTGCCTCCTTGGTGGGGATTCCCATGCAAACCACCATTCAGGAAGAAACCCCAGAGAACAAACGGGGAAAAGTATTTGGCTTGCAGAATAATGCTGTTAATATTGCTTTGAGTTTACCTTTAGCGTTGGCGAGTGTTGCCGAAACCATCTTTGGTTTAGCAGCCGTTTTATTGAGTTTAGCTGGAATCGCGATCGCAGGAGGACTCTTAACTTGGTATATTTCTCAGGAGAAGACTGGTAAAAATTAA
- the recO gene encoding DNA repair protein RecO, with protein MSKTYQVTGINLKGVPFGERDRLLTILTPEQGLIRAVAGGARKYQSRLRGRSELFVINQLLLVKGRSSLYRLTQAETLQTYPKLSQHLGKLAVSQYLTEIILSFALSDHPQPELFTLLQEHLNRIETCAVSTEAFPPNLFPLLNQGIFHLLSLAGIAPQLHQCSLSQRPLQLDESNPHWRVGFSYQAGGIVLNKEESVNHLLNVGELKLLQQLSKSTLSADFSAETSHLKTVETLLRNYTEYHFHRSIRSANLVDTLLSPTNNEQQITRNK; from the coding sequence ATGAGTAAAACTTATCAAGTTACAGGCATCAACCTGAAAGGCGTTCCCTTTGGCGAGCGCGATCGGCTCCTCACCATTTTAACCCCTGAACAGGGTCTGATTCGGGCGGTTGCTGGTGGCGCACGGAAATATCAATCTCGGTTGCGCGGACGCAGTGAGTTATTCGTCATTAACCAACTGTTACTGGTGAAGGGACGTTCCTCACTGTATCGTCTAACGCAAGCAGAAACCCTGCAGACTTACCCCAAACTGAGTCAGCATTTGGGAAAACTTGCAGTCAGTCAATATCTGACCGAAATTATCCTCAGTTTCGCCCTCAGCGACCACCCCCAACCTGAACTCTTTACCCTTTTACAAGAACATTTAAATCGCATTGAAACTTGTGCTGTTTCTACTGAGGCTTTTCCCCCTAATCTTTTCCCTTTACTCAACCAAGGGATTTTTCATCTCTTATCTTTAGCGGGGATTGCACCCCAGTTACATCAATGTTCCTTGAGTCAACGCCCTTTACAGCTAGATGAAAGTAACCCTCATTGGCGAGTTGGGTTTAGTTATCAAGCTGGGGGGATCGTTCTTAACAAGGAAGAATCGGTTAATCATCTCCTTAATGTTGGAGAATTAAAGTTATTACAACAGTTATCAAAATCGACGCTTTCGGCTGATTTCTCCGCAGAAACCAGTCATTTAAAGACGGTTGAAACGCTGTTGCGAAATTATACAGAATATCATTTTCATCGTTCGATTCGTTCTGCAAACTTAGTGGATACCTTACTGAGTCCAACAAATAACGAACAACAAATAACAAGGAACAAATAA